TTCACAAGCTCCAATAACGCAATAATTGGGGGCGTAGTTGTTAAGAtactcaagttctctctctctctctctctctctctctctctctctctctctctctctctctctctctctctctctctctctcttttttattttctatttctttatgcAGGTGTAAAGGCCACGCCTCCAGACTCCAGTTCAGTATATAAGGCGTTGGGATTTTGGGAGAAGTATCGACTCCTCTGTTGAACAGCTTCTCAATATGCACACCAAGGTGATTACTTCTCCATTTGATATTATTTTGGGTTAATCTTTTTGGGGGATTCGATTTTAACAGCcaagaaataatttattattatttttactgcattttaCTTTTTGTTACTAAATCCTTTCTGGTATGAGTTACTTATCATGTGAGTAAAGTATTTCAAGAAGAaacgatgcctgaaaactttaaatcaatcagtcaatcaagaaAAAATTGGTCACTTATCTCTCGACTTTAATAACTTACAAATAACTTTTCTTTCTCAATATTGTAATTTTGTAATGAAATATGCTCTATTAAGCAAGTCTTTACGAATTGGATAATATTTTTTGGACGTTTAGATTTGATTATAATCAATATattaaattctataatttttcaGGTTATCTTCGTCCTCGGCCTTGCTGCCATGGTGGCAGCTGGCAGCTTCGAATCTTTCGAATATGCTCGCAGGGTAAGAATAGATAAAGATTTCTTTCTATTAAATCTTATCTCAAACTATCaaccaatatatttatataaaaacatactcTACCATTGAAATGTCAGACTTAATCGTGAAATGTCCTCAGGGATCATCTGAGGAATCCTACGAATCCAGCGAAGCTCGTTACAACTTCAACTGGGCTGTGGACCACGACCCTTCCAGCAACGAATTCGGACACCAGGAGACCCGAGATGGAGACGACACCCAGGGGTCGTACTACGTCCAGCTTCCCGACGGTCGTCTGCAGACTGTCAAGTATTTCGTCGACGGAGACTCAGGCTACGTGGCTGAAGTCAACTACGAAGGAAGTGCTTCATTCGAGTCAGGCTCAGCTGAGTCCAACGAGAGGCCAAGATACTACTATGGTTCCGGCTCCAACGAGTCCAAATAGATACTCTTCCATTgacctatttattcatatatatttatttgtaaatatgttaAACTATTTACATCTATGATTGATATTAAAGTTTCATGCTTGTAGTCCCATGTTTCTACTTAAAATCCTCTGTAGAAATTCTATTCATCATTCTATAGATAATAATGGAAATCTAAAATTGAAGGATATATAGCTAGCATTTATTACATAACAAGGATATAAGAAACCTAAAACATATATCAGAAAATTATATTTACCTCTCTGAAGATCAGGTTTTGctttttatatgtgaaagatatttATGATATGATTAGATATGATATGcttttagttatttatataaaaggggaatattctttttaaatgaaaGGATGTTTCACATCAAGCATATATTGCTAAAAGTATCTATATCCTCATTGATTTTTGTTGGAAATGGTCAGCAGATAGAATAAGGGGAAATATATCAAACTTATGATAAGGTAAGGGTTGCCATAGAGATTTCAAGTGCTTTTACTATCATAAAACAACCATTCTCCTTCAGTCAGTGGATTATCTACTGCACaggaattgttcagtggttacattccgcttggtaagggtagaagagactctttacctatggtaatcaGTTCTTTTAAGAGAAGAACATTCCAGATCAAAGCATTTTTGTatagtcttgagtaatgccatagcctcggtaccatggtctttcactgtctggagttagagctctcttgcttgtgagtacacgtatgcatactattccatctgttcccttatttcctttcctcactgggctattttccctgttgagccccttgtgtttatagcatcctgcctttccaactagggtatgtaacttagttactactactactactactactactaataataataatgataatgataataataataataaaaataatacttatggTAACAGTATTAACCATAGCAGACTGAGCATTCTAAAACTGTAATGGATAAATCAAGAATTTCAAGTGTACTAGGGTCTTATAAAAATAATATACCTTCGTGATGGAATCTCTCATGGGTCTTCAAAATGTGGAATTACATATCCTACATTATAACTTTTTTGTTTCTATTAAGgaataatataatatgatttatACTATGCTGATATATTCATTGAAATGGAGGAAGCACAGAAATTGGATATTATTTGATTGGAAATTGAATTTACATCAAATAAACGAGTAATTCCATCTTTGGTTCGTTCTTCTTCCATTTGAGAATTGTAGGATTTTGAGAGACGATCTGATAAAAGGTTtactgttaagagagagagagagagagagagagagaggagagagagagagagagagagaggagagagagagagagagagagagagagatattatctttTTAGATAAATGATTTGGAAAATAAGATTTACCCTAAATTTATGAAAATTCTCGGAAAAAAGGGGAATCTATACAAATAGATATGAAAAACACTCAAGAATTTTAAAAGATTATTTGTTGTAAATTCGGTAAGAAGAGTCATAGATAGTCGACCTATataatttgttatcattattattattattattattgttattattattattattattattattagctaagctacaactttagttggaaagcAGTaggttataagcacaagggctccaacaaggaacagtagttcagtgaggaaagaaaacatgaaatagataaactacaagaaaattaatgaacagttgaaataaaatgtattaaggacag
Above is a window of Palaemon carinicauda isolate YSFRI2023 chromosome 30, ASM3689809v2, whole genome shotgun sequence DNA encoding:
- the LOC137623156 gene encoding pro-resilin-like isoform X1, producing the protein MYSKVIFVLGLAAMVAAGSFESFEYARRGSSEESYESSEARYNFNWAVDHDPSSNEFGHQETRDGDDTQGSYYVQLPDGRLQTVKYFVDGDSGYVAEVNYEGSASFESGSAESNERPRYYYGSGSNESK
- the LOC137623156 gene encoding pro-resilin-like isoform X3, encoding MVAAGSFESFEYARRGSSEESYESSEARYNFNWAVDHDPSSNEFGHQETRDGDDTQGSYYVQLPDGRLQTVKYFVDGDSGYVAEVNYEGSASFESGSAESNERPRYYYGSGSNESK